A genomic region of Colletotrichum destructivum chromosome 5, complete sequence contains the following coding sequences:
- a CDS encoding uncharacterized protein (Putative zn(2)Cys(6) fungal-type DNA-binding domain, transcription factor domain, fungi) — translation MSGEAQLPHPPRAPPPPEPDPMAAMKLTRGTSCVLCQQRKVRCDKNKPCANCVKARVECRVIPPQPPRRRKKRLQERDLVDRLKKYENLLAENGVKFDPIAANIKSSDRNSIHMDDDHQIDDDADLANDFEGLKTSPEGSTSPSVAGSRRSQSDKPFNKWFPFHKEFRASEELLRDSSEDEVDGSTIHHAFDKMYDNQDGFPFIVGSRNASVTHLHPPPIQIFQLWQIYINNVNPLLKITHVPTVQGLIIEASANLEKVPKSVESLMFAIYLMAVTSLEDAEVAKMFNEPKPTVLSTFHTGLQQALVNAGFMRTSDTMVLQAYMLYLIGVRMFVDPRQIFCLVGIAVRIGQRMGLHRDAAAFGLSPYEVEQRRRLWWTIVGYDRRIGEMTGSTVTALSTAGDCKLPLNINDTDLHVNGKDAPTPHQGVTEMLFVLIRTELAMAISIDTMRDPQRHGDKDGIPGSAAAPRPVPTVRMAGQDQSYTLDGFFAHIEGTYLKWCDPKIPLHFFTLTMTRQALCKMRVISFLVRMGNGEATTLADHERDTLFLEAIQMIEYDNVVQAADSLQGYKWYTYLHFPFPAYMFLVTELRHRLTGPMVERAWDAIAENHDRRGLMSTLHSPMHIAFGNLFIKAWDAHAAGQQQIGKPVQEPMWITRLRQRAEKMGKKQRSGQPGPEMGIGIPQPAARVAPVSGTSQLGSMQLPQNIMMTPPSVSAETPAMHGPPAPDNDVVDMDWSYLMQGYDMDTYAAFGGGFGGFPMNSNSMGGSGMMGNPDGSMFGN, via the exons ATGTCGGGAGAAGCCCAGCTCCCACACCCGCCAAGggctcctccaccacccgAACCCGACCCCATGGCAGCCATGAAGCTTACCAGGGGCACCTCGTGTGTGTTGTGCCAGCAAAGAAAGGTGCGCTGCGACAAGAACAAGCCGTGTGCCAACTGCGTAAAGGCCCGGGTAGAGTGTCGGGTGATACCCCCGCAACcaccgaggcggcggaagaAGCGTCTCCAGGAGCGGGATCTCGTTGACCGACTCAAAAAGTACGAGAACCTTTTGGCCGAGAATGGCGTCAAATTCGATCCCATCGCCGCGAACATCAAGTCTTCGGACAGGAACTCGATCCACATGGACGATGACCATCAaatcgacgacgatgccgacctgGCAAACGACTTTGAAGGACTGAAGACCTCCCCCGAGGGAAGCACATCCCCTTCTGTGGCAGGGAGCCGAAGATCGCAGTCCGATAA ACCGTTTAACAAATGGTTTCCTTTCCATAAAGAA TTCAGGGCCAGCGAGGAACTGCTCAGGGATTCCTCGGAAGACGAGGTTGATGGTTCAACGATACATCATGCCTTTGACAAGATGTACGACAACCAAGATGGTTTCCCGTTCATTGTAGGCAGTCGGAATGCCTCTGTCACGCACCTTCACCCGCCACCCATCCAAATCTTCCAACTCTGGCAGATCTACATTAACAATGTCAACCCCCTCCTGAAAATTACCCATGTGCCTACAGTCCAGGGTCTTATCATCGAGGCGAGCGCCAACCTCGAGAAGGTCCCCAAGAGCGTTGAATCACTCATGTTTGCCATATACCTTATGGCAGTCACCTCACTAGAGGATGCAGAGGTTGCAAAGATGTTTAACGAACCCAAGCCCACTGTCCTGTCCACTTTTCACACTGGGCTTCAGCAAGCCCTCGTCAATGCCGGTTTCATGCGCACCAGCGACACGATGGTTCTCCAGGCCTACATGCTCTATCTG ATCGGGGTTCGCATGTTCGTTGACCCGCGGCAGATATTCTGTCTTGTCGGGATCGCTGTGAGAATAGGCCAGCGAATGGGCCTTCATCGGGACGCCGCAGCGTTTGGCCTGTCGCCGTATGAGGTCGagcagaggcggcggctgtgGTGGACGATCGTAGGCTACGACCGCCGGATAGGAGAGATGACGGGCTCGACTGTGACAGCATTGTCTACTGCCGGGGACTGCAAGCTGCCCCTGAACATCAACGATACAGACCTTCACGTCAACGGCAAAGACGCCCCGACCCCGCACCAGGGCGTGACCGAGATGCTATTTGTCCTCATCCGGACGGAGCTTGCGATGGCCATCAGCATTGACACCATGCGTGACCCCCAAAGACacggcgacaaggacggcatcCCCGGGTctgccgccgcgccgcgacCGGTTCCGACTGTCCGCATGGCTGGCCAGGACCAATCTTACACACTCGATGGGTTCTTCGCGCACATCGAGGGCACATACCTGAAGTGGTGTGACCCCAAGATCCCGCTACACTTCTTCACCCTCACTATGACGCGGCAGGCCCTGTGCAAGATGCGCGTGATCTCGTTTCTCGTGCGTATGGGTAATGGCGAGGCAACGACGCTGGCGGACCACGAGCGCGACACGCTCTTTCTCGAGGCCATCCAGATGATCGAGTACGACAATgtcgtccaggccgccgacaGCCTGCAGGGTTACAAATGGTATACCTACCTGCACTTCCCGTTCCCGGCGTACATGTTTCTGGTGACGGAGCTACGCCACCGGCTAACGGGCCCCATGGTTGAGCGCGCGTGGGATgccatcgccgagaaccACGACCGACGCGGTCTCATGAGCACGCTGCACAGCCCCATGCACATCGCGTTTGGCAACCTCTTTATCAAAGCCTGGGACGCCCATGCAGCCGGGCAGCAACAAATCGGCAAACCGGTGCAGGAGCCCATGTGGATCACGCGGCTCCGGCAGCGGGCGGAGAAGATGGGTAAGAAGCAGCGCAGCGGCCAACCCGGGCCGGAGATGGGTATCGGCATCCCGCAGCCGGCGGCACGGGTTGCGCCGGTAAGCGGGACCTCGCAGCTTGGGTCCATGCAGCTGCCACAGAATATaatgatgacgccgccgtctgtGAGTGCAGAAACGCCAGCGATGCAcggcccgccggcgcccgaCAATGATGTCGTTGACATGGACTGGAGCTACCTAATGCAGGGATACGATATGGACACATATGCCGCGTTCGGAGGGGGGTTTGGGGGCTTCCCAATGAACAGTAATAGCATGGGAGGGTCGGGCATGATGGGCAACCCGGACGGAAGCATGTTTGGCAACTGA
- a CDS encoding Putative major facilitator superfamily, MFS transporter superfamily: protein MADTAAKPTASDGAFENREAQTSNSSTRTLTPRKSDESQEKNSRDVSAPAEIANEEPKEKRTVQALAISPNESQLDVSKQPEMDEKADLEGAAPIGPPAEVDEAEENFKPRTVTFWLVILSNFVAMFLVALDRTIIATAIPRITDEFQSLGDIGWYGSAYMLTTAASQLVFGRIYKFYNLRVSFLSSILIFEIGSLICGVAPSSPVLIAGRAIAGIGSAGIFTGAMMVMIPMVPLHKRPMFQGIFGMVFGLASVIGPLVGGGFTGTVTWRWCFYINLPVGGVAFVFLFFMLKAPKRQPQEPATLFQHFKRLDPLGSLFFLPSIVSLLLALEWGGSEYEWNDGRIIALFVIFGVGFIAFATVQVLMPQTATVPVRIIKQRTMLAGAFFMLFLAGSMMLAVYYLPIWFQAVQGADPVDSGIYTIPLVLSIVVSSIISGGMTQKIGYYVPSMILCPSIMSVGLGLMSTFQPGISSGHWIGYQFLTGFGLGFGMQTVGLAVQAVLPKEDVSTGVSISFFSQQLGAAVFVSVGQSILSNMLVSELSGIPGLPAQAIVNTGATKLHSEVPAEFIDVVVRAYNYACTRIFLAGMGLSLATLACALCMEWRNIKKNKKQRRAKQRASQLRPGDMGA, encoded by the exons ATGGCCGATACAGCTGCAAAGCCCACCGCGAGCGATGGCGCCTTCGAGAACCGCGAGGCCCAGACATCGAACAGCTCCACGCGGACACTGACCCCACGAAAGAGCGACGAGAGCCAGGAGAAGAACTCGAGGGATGTTTCTGCGCCGGCCGAAATTGCGAACGAGGAGCCAAAGGAAAAGCGGACGGTCCAGGCATTGGCAATATCTCCAAATGAGAGTCAGCTCGATGTTTCGAAGCAGCCAgagatggacgagaaggcAGACCTCGAGGGAGCTGCGCCAATCGGGCCGCCTgccgaggtggacgaggccgaagagaACTTCAAGCCGAGGACTGTCACATTCTGGCTTGTCATCCTGTCCAATTTCGTGGCCATGTTCCTGGTCGCTCTGGACCGCACGATCATCGCAACAGCCATTCCCCGCATCACGGACGAGTTCCAGAGTCTGGGCGATATTGGCTGGTACGGGTCGGCGTACATGCTGACTACCGCGGCTTCGCAGCTGGTTTTCGGTAGAATCTACAAGTTTTACAATCTCAGAGT GTCATTTCTGAGCAGCATCCTGATCTTCGAGATCGGTTCCCTCATTTGCGGTGTTGCGCCAAGCTCACCGGTACTCATTGCGGGCAGGGCCATTGCCGGCATCGGATCGGCTGGCATCTTTACAGGAGCTATGATGGTCATGATTCCCATGGTCCCGTTGCACAAGAGACCAATGTTCCAAG GCATATTCGGCATGGTGTTCGGCCTGGCCTCTGTAATCGGTCCCTTGGTCGGGGGTGGATTTACGGGCACTGTAACATGGAG ATGGTGTTTCTACATCAACCTACCTGTGGGCGGCGTGGCCTTcgtcttccttttcttcatGCTTAAAGCCCCTAAGCGGCAGCCGCAGGAGCCAGCGACGTTATTCCAGCACTTCAAGCGCCTCGACCCCCTGGGCTCGTTGTTTTTTCTCCCGTCCATTGTTTCCCTCCTTTTGGCGTTGGAGTGGGGTGGGTCGGAATACGAGTGGAACGACGGCCGTATCATCGcgctcttcgtcatcttTGGTGTTGGCTTCATTGCATTTGCTACAGTCCAGGTCCTCATGCCCCAAACAGCCACGGTTCCCGTCAGGATTATCAAGCAGAGGACGATGCTGGCCGGTGCATTCTTCATGCTCTTCCTGGCCGGCTCCATGATGCTGGCCGTGTACTACCTGCCCATCTGGT TCCAAGCGGTTCAGGGGGCCGATCCCGTCGATTCGGGAATCTACACCATACCGCTGGTGCTCAGCATCGTTGTGTCTTCCATCATCTCGGGCGGCATGACACAGAAGATTGGGTACTATGTGCCGTCCATGATCCTCTGCCCATCCATCATGTCCGTCGGTCTAGGCTTGATGAGCACTTTTCAGCCAGGCATCAGCTCGGGCCATTGGATCGGGTACCAGTTCCTGACCGGCTTTGGTCTGGGCTTCGGCATGCAGACCGTCGGGCTTGCAGTGCAGGCGGTGCTCCCTAAGGAAGATGTGTCAACGGGCGTCTCGATCAGCTTCTTTTCCCAGCAGCTTGGAGCGGCCGTCTTCGTTTCGGTTGGGCAGTCCATTCTCAGTAACATGCTGGTATCTGAGCTGTCGGGCATACCTGGCCTGCCAGCTCAGGCCATCGTCAACACTGGTGCCACCAAATTGCACAGCGAAGTCCCGGCTGAGTTCATCGACGTCGTTGTCCGGGCATACAACTACGCTTGCACGCGtatcttcctcgccggcatggGGCTGTCCCTGGCGACGCTCGCCTGTGCGCTGTGCATGGAGTGGAGGAAcatcaagaagaacaagaagcagCGGCGGGCGAAGCAGCGTGCCAGTCAGCTGAGACCGGGAGATATGGGGGCCTAA
- a CDS encoding Putative fungal transcription factor — MPPRLKDGVGVAVQERCLQVWSENQALRMLRPIVADIDGTQAERLYFHRFRRVADAGLCNHVTNLTSFWSRLAPQLSHSDEAVKHAIVALGSAYHIYQTAPPPGGEGGDGAPPRELEIFTIQQYSTAMSKLSSYAHVPMKDRITVTLLCCVSFVCIETLRNNWRPALTHLTNGLRIIESLPLSMLDKLRDPLLPRDGTGATESMSGMDYILRLFATWEVSCALFAENFKPVISIKLYEGRELDDTPLDEFETIMQAHQAIVQYTRDVFALVWLTREHQGDDKFWSQPLPCRQHEILMDKGDYLTGLFERFMERPQAPASGTEEYYSVCLDMLHYKCARLLCQTLHQKPHQRRQSPDIVTQHAELVSIATLLHRGLAAKQRQTDTLPRSFTLDIGIIPPLYFILVACQDPAVQEKALGILRDYPQRENLWDGNAVRNLLVTVENVSYGPAHPLKDVPHSLAFGKGIPALYEKLQELHIRVEED; from the coding sequence ATGCCGCCTCGTCTCAaagatggcgtcggcgtggcCGTCCAAGAACGCTGCCTACAGGTCTGGTCCGAGAACCAGGCCCTGCGTATGTTGCGGCCCATtgtcgccgacatcgacggaACACAAGCAGAGCGCCTTTACTTTCATCGCTTTCGTCGCGTAGCAGACGCCGGTCTCTGCAATCACGTCACGAACCTCACCAGTTTCTGGAGCAGGCTAGCACCGCAGCTAAGCCATTCTGATGAGGCCGTGAAGCatgccatcgtcgccctcggctcTGCGTACCACATTTACCAGACGGCACCCCCGCCAGGCGGGGAAGGCGGGGATGGCGCACCGCCGCGGGAACTCGAGATCTTCACGATCCAGCAATACAGCACCGCCATGTCCAAGCTCTCAAGCTACGCCCACGTACCGATGAAGGACAGGATCACCGTCACACTGTTGTGCTGCGTGTCGTTCGTATGTATCGAGACGCTGCGCAACAACTGGCGGCCGGCTCTGACGCACCTCACGAACGGTTTGCGCATCATTGAGAGCCTTCCCTTGAGCATGCTCGACAAGCTACGGGATCCCCTGCTGCCCCGTGACGGGACAGGGGCTACAGAGAGCATGTCGGGGATGGATTACATTCTCAGACTGTTCGCCACCTGGGAGGTTTCCTGCGCTCTATTCGCCGAGAATTTCAAGCCCGTCATCTCCATCAAGCTATACGAGGGACGTGAACTGGACGACACGCCGCTGGACGAGTTTGAAACCATCATGCAGGCTCACCAAGCCATTGTACAGTACACACGCGACGTCTTTGCCCTGGTCTGGTTGACTCGGGAGCATCAAGGCGACGACAAATTTTGGTCTCAGCCGCTTCCTTGCCGCCAGCACGAGATATTGATGGACAAGGGCGACTATCTGACCGGTCTTTTTGAGCGGTTCATGGAACGGCCCCAGGCCCCCGCAAGCGGCACGGAAGAGTACTACTCCGTCTGTCTAGATATGCTTCATTACAAATGCGCCAGGCTGCTGTGTCAGACGCTGCACCAGAAGCCCCACCAAAGACGGCAATCACCAGACATCGTAACTCAACACGCCGAACTGGTCTCAATAGCCACTCTTCTGCACCGAGGGCTAGCCGCCAAGCAGCGGCAAACGGACACACTTCCTCGATCTTTCACTCTCGATATTGGTATCATCCCACCTCTCTACTTTATTCTGGTCGCTTGTCAGGACCCGGCGGTGCAGGAAAAGGCTCTTGGTATTCTGCGAGACTACCCACAAAGGGAAAATCTTTGGGACGGCAACGCGGTGCGCAACCTACTGGTCACTGTCGAGAATGTTAGTTACGGACCAGCGCATCCCTTGAAGGACGTCCCTCATTCTTTGGCGTTTGGAAAAGGAATACCCGCTCTCTACGAGAAACTGCAGGAACTGCATATCAGGGTTGAAGAGGATTGA
- a CDS encoding Putative WD40/YVTN repeat-like-containing domain superfamily, Sec13/Seh1 family, which produces MAAFHHDIPAIAEEKTGFDLNVQHGHQDLVQAVAFNAYGDRCATGSVDGKIKVFNRHKDGVWHHCDTWGAHGGEILELQWLPPTVYPNLIASLGIEGRFKLWAEDPSAAPGRRFSASNRATTSKAAYEMRSPKYPYRSFSMKHNEETRHTYLALLASDGRLVVYENEQPENMSEYTPTDEFSICPKPSRGEEISFKVRFDPNPDPCYNALRAGVSSDSLGLVVAGMSSVKVYRSRDVITTSYGVAQTQREFYLAMEVGVHRGLVRDVAWAPGNIRGYDTIATACQDGFVRVFRIDTPYSGDGKKWHTSELTKRENHHAQTSSKTGQSNDKHHQSGLSASLAKSDSHAERHFSGQPGQVKHIVEEVAKLDSHHTPVWRVGFDDDGQILASTGDDGKLVCYRQTPRGTWAKSSELAMVKTRMVTP; this is translated from the exons ATGGCGGCGTTTCACCACGACATACCTGCGATCGCTGAAGAAAAGACGGGGTTCGACCTCAATGTGCAGCATGGACACCAGGACCTTGTCCAAGCGGTGGCATTCAACGCCTACGGCGACCGCTGCGCTACAGGCTCTGTTGATGGAAAGATCAAGGTCTTCAACCGGCACAAAGATGGCGTCTGGCATCATTGTGATACTTGGGGCGCTCATGGAGGGGAGATTCTCGAG CTTCAATGGCTGCCCCCGACCGTTTACCCGAACCTCATTGCCTCCCTCGGCATTGAAGGGCGCTTCAAGCTGTGGGCCGAAGACCCTTCAGCGGCACCGGGCCGCCGCTTCAGTGCCAGCAACcgcgcgacgacgagcaaAGCCGCCTACGAGATGCGATCCCCCAAATACCCTTACCGTTCCTTTTCCATGAAGCACAACGAAGAGACGCGGCACACCTACCTCGCCCTACTCGCCTCCGACGGCCGTCTGGTAGTGTATGAAAACGAACAGCCCGAGAACATGTCCGAGTACACCCCCACCGACGAGTTCAGCATCTGCCCCAAACCGAGCCGCGGCGAAGAGATCAGTTTCAAGGTCCGCTTCGACCCGAACCCGGATCCATGCTACAATGCCCTAAGGGCGGGAGTGTCGAGCGACTCGTTGGGATTGGTAGTCGCTGGGATGTCGTCGGTGAAAGTCTATCGCTCCAGAGACGTCATCACGACATCATACGGCGTCGCTCAAACCCAGCGTGAGTTTTACCTCGCCATGGAAGTCGGCGTTCACCGTGGCCTCGTCCGGGATGTCGCATGGGCACCGGGAAACATCCGTGGTTACGACACCATCGCGACGGCCTGCCAGGATGGGTTCGTCCGCGTGTTCCGGATCGACACGCCGTACTCGGGCGACGGCAAGAAGTGGCATACATCGGAGCTCACAAAGCGCGAAAATCACCATGCGCAAACATCGTCTAAGACGGGGCAGTCAAACGACAAGCACCACCAGTCGGGCCTCAGCGCCAGCCTGGCCAAGTCCGACTCGCATGCAGAGCGACACTTTTCGGGACAGCCAGGCCAGGTGAAGCACATTGTGGAAGAGGTGGCGAAGCTTGACAGCCACCACACGCCCGTCTGGCGGGTGGgctttgacgacgacggtcaAATCCTCGCCAGTACTGGTgacgacggcaagctcgTGTGCTACCGTCAAACACCGCGCGGGACGTGGGCAAAGAGCTCGGAGCTTGCCATggtgaagacgaggatggtgACACCCTGA
- a CDS encoding Putative ribosome biogenesis protein Bms1/Tsr1 — MEDQVHKPHRKAKDKKNKQHTGEKNPKAFAFSNPGKLARSAARSSDIKERRFHVPQVDRLPDEPPPRLVTIVGPPGVGKTTLLKSLIRRYAKETLSDPQGPITVVTSKKQRLTFVECPNELEAMVDMAKIADIVLLMIDGNYGFEMETMEFLNVLAATGMPGNVFGILTHLDLFRKPQALKDAKKRLKRRLWSELYQGAHLFFLSGVMNGRYPDREIHNLSRFLSVMKNPRPLIWRNSHPYAIIDSYRDITHPTKIEEDSKCDRSVVLSGYLRGTNFASQGQRIHVPGLGDFTVANLEVLPDPCPTPAMEQAIAKVTGKTTRRRLDEKEKKLHAPMSDRSGLKIDGDAIWITREKGFTFDKDGEEGEMGEGEELIVGLQGERKLLGQTEEGVQLFKGGEQVKQIAEDNDTGRKTHRQARFADRDDDSEVEVDDEGFISGEDEGESDVEEEFNEGKLGKMFRKATEKDADEEDIAFADSDSDLGSLSGVEDDDENDVDTDNEDFDSDEEAAAMKWKENMAERAKKLHGKRRSYHTPDLARFMYDDSLTAEEALQKWRGEDQDEEDIEADEEDDFFQKSKQDKEDKVEDRSIPQYDYEDLAAKWSQAANVEALRKRFTTAGLRDDDGEDGEDEDEFDGIDDEDEDDEGDGVFEDLETGEQHGGEDSVEHEPTEEEIFEQEREKNAKRKEELKLRFEEEDREGFMNDKANARREGGDQEFGEDDWYEAQKAVIQKQLDINKAEFETLDERQRAAVEGYRAGKYAKIVLEGVPAEFVTKFNPRNPIILGGLSPTEDRFGFVQVRIKKHRWHKKILKTNDPLIFSLGWRRFQTLPIYSISDSRTRNRMLKYTPEHMHCFGTIYGPLIAPNTGFVCFQSFSSANPGFRIAATGTVLSVDESTEIVKKLKLTGTADKIHKNTAFIKGMFNTSLEIAKFEGASIKTVSGVRGQIKRALSKPEGHFRATFEDKILYSDIVFLRAWYPIKPHRFYNPVTNLVGWQAMRLTGEVRRAEGIETPLQKNSQYRKIERETRHFNPLRVPRALAAELPFKSQIVQARKQKKDTYMQKRAVVLSKEEKTARNLLQQLSTIRNDKVAKRAAKKEEKRAEYRKKVAESEEKKEAREKKESKEFWRKNGRKRQAPDEGAGGGGQKRRK, encoded by the exons ATGGAGGACCAAGTACACAAGCCTCATCGGAAGGCGAAGGACAAAAAGAACAAGCAGCATACTGGAG AGAAAAACCCCAAGGCCTTTGCCTTCTCCAACCCCGGAAAGCTTGCAAGGTCCGCTGCGAGATCTTCAGAC ATCAAAGAGCGACGCTTCCATGTTCCCCAAGTCGACCGACTCCCCGACGAGCCGCCTCCGAGGCTGGTCACTATCGTCGGACCTCCCGGTGTCGGCAAAACGACCCTGCTTAAGTCGTTGATCAGACGATACGCGAAAGAGACTCTATCCGACCCTCAAGGCCCCATCACCGTTGTCACCTCCAAGAAACAGCGATTGACCTTTGTCGAGTGTCCCAATGAGCTCGAGGCGATGGTCGACATGGCCAAGATCGCAGATATTGTTCTGCTAATGATTGATGGAAATTACGGCTTCGAGATGGAGACAATGGAGTTTCTCAACGTACTTGCCGCCACCGGTATGCCTGGCAACGTTTTTGGTATCCTCACGCATCTCGATCTGTTCCGGAAACCCCAGGCCTTGAAAGATGCGAAGAAACGGCTCAAGAGAAGGTTATGGAGCGAGTTGTACCAGGGCGCGcatcttttcttcctttctgGAGTCATGAATGGCCGCTACCCTGACCGTGAGATCCACAACCTTTCTCGCTTCCTGTCCGTCATGAAGAACCCCCGACCCCTGATCTGGCGTAACTCGCATCCCTATGCCATCATCGACAGCTACAGAGACATCACCCACCCAACAAAGATTGAGGAGGATTCCAAGTGCGACCGTTCCGTCGTCTTGTCGGGATACTTGCGCGGCACCAACTTCGCTTCGCAGGGACAGAGAATCCATGTCCCAGGACTCGGGGACTTTACCGTAGCAAACCTAGAAGTCCTCCCGGACCCTTGCCCGACCCCGGCCATGGAGCAAgccatcgccaaggtcaCCGGAAagacgacgcggcggcgcctggatgaaaaggaaaagaagctACACGCACCTATGTCTGACCGCAGCGGTCTCAAGAttgacggcgacgccatcTGGATCACGAGAGAAAAGGGTTTCACtttcgacaaggacggcgaggagggagaaatgggcgagggcgaggaacTCATCGTCGGACTCCAGGGCGAGCGAAAGCTCTTGGGTCAGACTGAAGAGGGTGTTCAGCTCTTCAAAGGAGGCGAACAAGTTAAACAAATTGCCGAGGACAATGACACCGGCAGAAAGACCCACAGACAAGCACGTTTTGCTGACCGCGACGATGActccgaggtcgaggtcgatgatgaGGGCTTTATCAGCGGCGAAGATGAGGGTGAATCCGATGTTGAGGAGGAGTTCAACGAAGGCAAGCTGGGCAAAATGTTCCGGAAGGCCACCGAAAaggacgccgacgaagaggataTTGCTTTCGCCGATAGTGACTCCGACCTCGGCTCGTTATCAGGGgtggaagacgatgacgaaaACGATGTGGACACGGACAACGAAGACttcgactcggacgaggaggctgCAGCTATGAAGTGGAAGGAAAACATGGCAGAACGCGCCAAAAAGCTCCACGGCAAGCGGCGCTCCTACCATACACCAGACCTGGCCAGGTTCATGTACGACGACTCTCTGACGGCGGAAGAGGCGCTGCAGAAATGGCGGGGCGAGGaccaggacgaggaggacatcgaagcggatgaagaggacgacTTTTTCCAGAAGTCCAAGCAGGACAAGGAGGACAAGGTGGAGGACAGATCGATACCCCAGTACGACTACGAAGATCTGGCAGCGAAGTGGTCACAAGCGGCAAATGTCGAAGCTCTGAGAAAGCGCTTCACTACTGCGGGACTGcgtgacgatgatggcgaagatggcgaggatgaagacgagtTTGACGGtattgacgacgaggacgaggatgacgaaggcgacggtgTCTTCGAGGATCTCGAGACCGGTGAGCAACATGGAGGCGAAGATTCCGTCGAGCATGAACCCACCGAAGAAGAGATTTTTGAGCAGGAGCGTGAAAAGAACGCGAAGCGGAAAGAAGAGCTCAAGCTGCgcttcgaggaggaggacaggGAGGGTTTCATGAATGACAAGGCCAACGCACGGcgagagggcggcgaccagGAGTTCGGTGAAGACGACTGGTACGAGGCGCAAAAGGCCGTCATCCAGAAGCagctcgacatcaacaaggcCGAATTTGAGACACTCGACGAGAGGCAAAGGGCCGCGGTTGAGGGCTACCGGGCCGGCAAGTACGCCAAGATTgtgctcgagggcgtccCGGCCGAGTTCGTCACCAAGTTCAACCCGCGCAATCCTatcatcctcggcggcctgtcGCCCACCGAAGACCGCTTCGGCTTTGTGCAGGTGCGTATCAAGAAGCATCGCTGGCACAAGAAAATCCTCAAGACCAACGACCCGTTGATCTTTTCGCTCGGCTGGCGGCGGTTCCAGACGCTCCCCATCTACAGCATCTCGGACTCGAGAACGAGGAACCGCATGCTCAAGTACACGCCGGAGCACATGCACTGCTTCGGTACCATCTACGGTCCGCTCATAGCACCCAACACGGGTTTTGTGTGCTTCCAATCCTTCTCATCGGCGAACCCCGGCTTCCGGATAGCTGCGACAGGCACAGTCCTCAGCGTCGACGAGTCGACCGAGAtcgtcaagaagctcaagctcACGGGTACGGCGGACAAGATCCACAAGAACACGGCCTTCATCAAGGGCATGTTCAACACGTCGCTCGAGATTGCAAAGTTCGAGGGCGCGTCCATCAAGACGGTGTCAGGCGTGCGCGGTCAGATCAAGCGCGCGCTGTCCAAGCCCGAGGGCCATTTCCGCGCCACATTCGAGGACAAGATTCTGTACAGCGACATCGTGTTCCTGCGCGCGTGGTATCCGATCAAGCCGCACCGCTTTTACAACCCCGTGACGAACCTCGTCGGGTGGCAGGCGATGCGGCTGACCGGGGAGGTGCGCCGGGCCGAGGGTATCGAGACGCCGCTGCAGAAGAACAGCCAGTACCGCAAGATCGAGCGCGAGACGCGCCACTTCAACCCGCTGCGCGTGCCCCGTGCGCTCGCCGCGGAGCTGCCCTTCAAATCGCAGATCGTGCAGGCGCgcaagcagaagaaggacacGTACATGCAGAAGCGTGCCGTCGTGTTgtccaaggaggagaagacggcccGCAATCTATTGCAGCAGCTGTCGACGATCCGGAACGACAAGGTGGCCAAGCGtgccgccaagaaggaggagaagcgtgCCGAGTACCGGAAGAAGGTGGCCGAgtccgaggagaagaaggaggcaagggagaagaaggagagcaAGGAGTTTTGGCGCAAGAACGGCCGCAAGCGCCAGGCACCGGATGAGGGTGCTGGCGGTGGCGGTCAGAAGCGCAGAAAGTAG
- a CDS encoding Putative peptidase S8 propeptide/proteinase inhibitor I9: MPTYIVTCKEDASAEQVQAAKKHATDQGGKIGHEYSLIKGFSVEFPEDQISTLENHEHVKHVEKDQEVKTQ, from the exons ATGCCTACCTATATT GTCACCTGCAAGGAGGATGCCTCCGCTGAGCAAGTCCAGGC CGCTAAGAAGCATGCCACCGACCAGGGCGGAAAGATTGGCCATGAGTACAGCCTGATCAAGGGCTTCTC CGTCGAGTTCCCCGAGGACCAGATCTCGACTCTCGAGAACCACGAGCACGTCAAGCACGTCGAGAAGGACCAGGAGGTAAAGACGCAATAG